The following proteins are co-located in the Nerophis ophidion isolate RoL-2023_Sa linkage group LG04, RoL_Noph_v1.0, whole genome shotgun sequence genome:
- the LOC133551086 gene encoding tropomyosin alpha-3 chain-like: protein MEAIKKKMLMLKLDKENALDQAEQAEADKKAAEDRSKQHEDELLQMQKKLKGTEDELDKYSEALKDAQEKLEVADKKAADAEAEVASLNRRIQLVEEELDRAQERLATALQKLEEAEKAADESERAMKVIENRALKDEEKMELQEIQLKEAKHIAEDSDRKYEEVARKLVIVEGELERTEERAELAEGKCAELEEELKTVTNNLKSLEAQAEKYSQKEDKYEEEIKILTDKLKEAETRAEFAERSVAKLEKTIDDLEDELYAQKLKYKAISEELDHALNDMTSI, encoded by the exons ATGGAGGCCATCAAGAAGAAGATGCTCATGCTCAAGCTGGACAAGGAGAACGCTCTGGACCAGGCGGAGCAGGCGGAGGCGGACAAGAAAGCAGCGGAGGATAGAAGCAAACAG CACGAAGACGAGCTCCTGCAGATGCAGAAGAAGCTGAAGGGGACAGAGGACGAGCTGGACAAATACTCCGAGGCGCTGAAGGATGCTCAGGAGAAGCTGGAGGTGGCCGACAAGAAGGCCGCTGAT GCGGAGGCGGAGGTCGCCTCCTTGAACAGGCGCATCCAGCTGGTGGAGGAAGAGTTGGACCGAGCTCAGGAGAGGCTGGCGACCGCTCTGCAGAAGTTGGAGGAGGCCGAGAAGGCAGCCGACGAAAGCgagag AGCCATGAAGGTGATCGAGAACAGGGCCCTCAAAGACGAGGAGAAGATGGAGCTCCAAGAGATCCAGCTGAAGGAGGCCAAGCACATCGCGGAGGATTCCGACCGCAAGTACGAAGAG GTGGCTCGTAAGCTGGTGATAGTGGAAGGCGAGCTGGAGCGCACGGAGGAGAGGGCTGAGCTGGCAGAGGG AAAATGTGCCGAGCTGGAGGAGGAACTGAAGACCGTGACAAATAACCTGAAGTCCCTGGAGGCCCAGGCCGAGAAG TACTCTCAGAAGGAGGACAAATACGAGGAAGAGATCAAGATTCTGACAGACAAGCTGAAAGAG GCTGAGACCAGAGCGGAGTTTGCTGAGAGGTCTGTGGCCAAGCTAGAGAAGACCATTGATGATCTGGAAG